One part of the Dermacentor andersoni chromosome 2, qqDerAnde1_hic_scaffold, whole genome shotgun sequence genome encodes these proteins:
- the LOC140215840 gene encoding uncharacterized protein: MAESDMAAAGAGQEGENVPIRQGEQLLTKEVFELEKLRLMLEMEKIKLAQMQLQPLVDAQRGQRQLSGIKLGEYAKELKAVLAPMPEADPTVPAWFKSVDTLFETLQIPEDIRGVILLPFLNEKMRAFVASESDVTDVLSKGIGALLTPEAHELLESAKMELDEEAQDRATLEQAFITTENAVADWPEGGPELDDDEETEEDVMIASVGLAGNEAIGSDDASPAASFRVEQKEDNSLCEAWKQAADDNVPITPLTRPERPFEVVYIDCIGPLDPASMRGHRYALSVVDLCTRWAEVIPLRSLTAKVTCQALIEVFSRYGTPELICCDQGTNFVSRLTQELMERLGVKMRFSTPEHPQSNGIVERWNGTFKAMLRHVVHDHKGDWDRYVPCVLWAYREVPHDITGISPFELMFGRAPRGPLDILRQTWTGEWTLPTGLNKPAAQYLRDLRTKMAEASAKVNEHSEPIQRRYAEKYNLRAREKQFVIGDKVLVLDGGQIGKLQPKWKGPAVVKEKKRDNSYVVQLEEGTKWVHANRLRPYMARSYNVGVVFESDEEFGAVTHAPCPTVKEENVQFQVENETLTARQCDELLRVLGEAQEVFSQRPGKCLVGSHKIALLPNATREKAHLYRVPVAFRKEIERQVAELQDWGFVYPVDSSFVHPVVCVAKKDGSLRMCVDYRKLNAVTEPDSFPMSNMTELLYEVARASYISVLDMTRGYWQIALEEESQRLTAFATPKGLYAWRVMPYGLRNSAATFQRIMNDVLREHSEYAMAYIDDVAVFSTTWADHMRHLGKVLATLRQVGLTANPAKCKFAQTKVKYLGHVVGSGTHSPDPDRVSAIFKLQAPKTKRDLRSVLGLFNYYREYVPEYSKVVRPLTDLTGRRIPKVIPWNEEAENAFCAVKNVLASLPQLVAPDHDNEFLLTTDASEIAVGACLSQLVEGEQKPVAFLSKKLSASQAKWSAIEREAFAVVWALGRLDTWLFGAKIKVATDHNPLTFLAGSASTSPRLMRWSLALQKYELEIVHIKGTANRCADALSRLGDGEGE, translated from the exons GCGCGGACAAAGGCAGTTGTCGGGTATCAAGCTGGGGGAGtatgcgaaagaattgaaggcaGTTCTTGCTCCAATGCCAGAGGCGGATCCCACAGTGCCCGCATGGTTTAAAAGCGTGGACACTCTCTTTGAAACATTGCAAATCCCCGAGGATATTCGTGGAGTGATATTGCTGCCGTTCCTGAATGAGAAGATGAGAGCATTTGTAGCAAGCGAGTCGGACG TCACTGATGTGTTGTCAAAAGGCATAGGTGCATTGTTAACGCCAGAGGCGCACGAACTTCTGGAAAGTGCGAAAATGGAGCTGGATGAAGAAGCGCAGGATAGAGCCACTCTCGAGCAAGCGTTTATCACCACAGAAAATGCAGTCGCAGACTGGCCAGAAGGGGGTCCAGAGCTCGATGACGACGAAGAGACGGAGGAGGATGTTATGATTGCGTCCGTCGgcctggctggaaacgaagctaTAGGTTCGGATGATGCATCTCCTGCGGCCAGCTTCAGGGTCGAGCAGAAAGAGGACAACTCGCTGTGTGAAGCATGGAAGCAAGCAGCAGACG ACAACGTGCCTATCACCCCATTGACGAGGCCTGAGCGACCCTTTGAGGTTGTATACATTGACTGTATAGGGCCACTTGACCCGGCATCGATGCGCGGGCACCGCTATGCCTTGAGTGTGGTGGACTTATGCACAAGGTGGGCGGAAGTGATTCCCTTAAGGAGCCTCACTGCGAAAGTGACGTGTCAGGCGTTGATAGAAGTGTTCTCGCGGTACGGGACGCCTGAACTGATTTGCTGTGATCAAGGCACCAACTTTGTGTCAAGGTTAACACAGGAACTCATGGAGCGGTTAGGGGTGAAGATGCGGTTTTCCACTCCAGAGCACCCGCAAAGCAACGGAATTGTTGAAAGGTGGAATGGCACCTTTAAGGCAATGCTCCGACACGTTGTCCATGATCACAAAGGGGACTGGGACCGCTACGTTCCGTGCGTGTTATGGGCGTATAGGGAAGTGCCTCATGATATAACAGGAATTTCGCCATTCGAATTGATGTTTGGCCGAGCACCGCGTGGGCCGCTTGACATTCTTCGGCAAACATGGACTGGAGAGTGGACACTACCTACGGGGTTGAACAAGCCAGCGGCGCAGTACTTGAGGGATCTCAGGACTAAGATGGCAGAAGCATCGGCTAAGGTTAATGAACATTCTGAGCCGATTCAAAGAAGGTACGCTGAGAAGTACAATTTGAGGGCGAGGGAAAAGCAATTTGTCATAGGTGATAAGGTTCTAGTGTTGGATGGTGGTCAAATAGGCAAACTGCAGCCAAAATGGAAAGGGCCAGCGGTAGTAAAGGAGAAGAAGCGGGACAACAGTTATGTTGTGCAGCTTGAAGAGGGAACCAAGTGGGTGCATGCGAATCGCCTGCGGCCATACATGGCGAGATCCTATAATGTAGGCGTAGTGTTTGAATCGGACGAAGAGTTCGGTGCAGTAACGCATGCCCCCTGTCCTAcagtgaaggaagaaaacgtacAGTTCCAAGTGGAGAATGAGACATTAACGGCGCGACAGTGTGACGAGCTACTTAGAGTTTTAGGAGAAGCTCAGGAGGTATTCTCTCAACGACCAGGTAAATGCTTGGTAGGTTCACATAAAATTGCACTGCTTCCAAATGCAACACGGGAGAAAGCACACCTGTACAGGGTGCCAGTGGCATTCCGCAAGGAGATTGAGCGACAGGTTGCTGAACTGCAAGACTGGGGCTTCGTGTATCCGGTAGACAGCTCCTTCGTACACCCAGTAGTGTGTGTAGCCAAGAAAGACGGCTCATTAAGGatgtgtgttgactacaggaaattAAATGCAGTGACAGAGCCTGACAGCTTTCCTATGTCGAATATGACCGAGTTGTTGTACGAGGTAGCGCGTGCCAGCTACATATCTGTGCTAGATATGACTAGGGGGTATTGGCAGATAGCTCTAGAGGAGGAGTCGCAGCGACTCACCGCTTTTGCTACACCTAAAGGTTTGTATGCTTGGAGAGTCATGCCGTACGGGTTGAGAAACTCGGCCGCAACTTTTCAGAGAATTATGAATGATGTCTTACGTGAGCATTCAGAATATGCCATGGCATATATTGACGACGTGGCTGTATTTTCGACAACCTGGGCAGACCACATGCGGCATTTGGGGAAGGTGTTGGCCACTCTCAGGCAGGTGGGTCTGACGGCGAATCCTGCTAAGTGCAAGTTCGCACAGACAAAGGTGAAATACCTTGGTCATGTCGTCGGATCCGGGACGCATTCCCCCGATCCAGATAGGGTGAGTGCCATCTTCAAACTGCAGGCGCCGAAAACCAAGAGGGATCTTAGGAGTGTGCTGGGCCTTTTTAACTATTACCGTGAATATGTTCCCGAATATTCTAAGGTGGTGCGCCCGCTAACTGACTTGACAGGCCGTAGGATACCTAAGGTGATCCCGTGGAATGAGGAGGCAGAGAATGCATTTTGCGCTGTAAAGAACGTATTAGCATCACTGCCGCAGTTAGTGGCGCCTGATCATGATAATGAGTTTCTGTTGACAACCGATGCCTCCGAGATAGCGGTAGGGGCTTGCCTATCGCAGCTTGTGGAGGGAGAACAAAAGCCAGTCGCATTCTTGAGTAAAAAGCTATCAGCATCACAGGCAAAGTGGTCAGCCATAGAGAGAGAGGCGTTTGCGGTCGTGTGGGCGCTGGGGAGGCTGGACACCTGGCTATTTGGAGCAAAAATAAAGGTGGCCACCGACCATAATCCGCTAACGTTTCTGGCCGGCTCCGCATCCACCAGCCCAAGGCTGATGCGCTGGTCACTTGCGCTACAGAAGTATGAATTAGAGATAGTTCACATAAAAGGCACGGCAAATCGATGTGCAGATGCGCTGTCGCGATTAGGTGACGGTGAGGGGGAGTAA